A window from Cryptomeria japonica chromosome 1, Sugi_1.0, whole genome shotgun sequence encodes these proteins:
- the LOC131074491 gene encoding replication protein A 70 kDa DNA-binding subunit E-like has product MSEDKPSTSKQSLQFATELPSPQTTTSQNITPIKTLNPYQNKWTIKGRVTHKRPIKAYSTTTKNGHVFSFDIVDCDGSEIRITCFDEIAKLHCNRVDIGSHYIISKGSVKETNARYNKLNNHLEIALSDTSIVKRCTNEEQADQQTSPFTPIGELFQLTNNTLVDVIGLVLYVGDFIPIHRKDDSQTQKRVVKINDLSSSTIDINFWGPIAEQKGLELKNMLTNDSVVILALRNARVGYFNGKLVNITVATTLHINPTFPEADLLASRGKDPLLVVPFVAETIHIDGKYTRMTISSMRERMRIKPKIIQTTLLAILRYVNVNDQNFYYTACPLIVNGRPCKKKCTHQADDSWFCSRCQMSMQDYNYSYLLPLKLQDAIGTLWSTAFDEGGNHLLLKTARQLYALQNDATTIETTSSVIKRVQSHYYSFTLLVSTETYNSESKMKVTINKVAPVDFKVECHALLAEISCLSIET; this is encoded by the coding sequence ATGTCTGAGGACAAACCATCAACATCTAAACAGTCGCTTCAGTTTGCAACTGAATTGCCATCCCCACAAACAACAACTTCTCAAAATATAACTCCTATAAAAactttgaatccataccaaaataaatggacaatcaaAGGGAGAGTTACTCATAAACGACCTATTAAGGCATATAGCACAACCACCAAAAATGGCCATGTCtttagctttgacattgttgaTTGTGATGGTTCTGAAATTAGAATTACATGTTTTGATGAGATAGCTAAGTTACACTGTAATCGTGTGGACATAGGTtcacattatattatttcaaaagGATCTGTTAAGGAGACAAATGCaaggtacaacaaactaaacaatcaTTTAGAAATTGCCTTGTCTGATACATCCATAGTAAAACGCTGCACCAACGAAGAACAAGCAGATCAACAAACTTCTCCTTTTACGCCCATTGGCGAATTGTTTCAACTAACAAATAATACACTGGTTGACGTTATTGGTCTTGTTCTATATGTTGGAGATTTCATTCCTATTCATAGGAAAGATGACAGTCAAACACAAAAACGTGTGGTGAAAATTAATGATCTATCTAgttcaacaattgacatcaactttTGGGGCCCAATAGCAGAACAAAAGGGCTTGGAATTGAAAAATATGTTGACCAATGATAGTGTTGTTATCCTTGCTTTACGTAATGCTCGTGTTGGCTATTTCAATGGGAAGCTTGTAAACATAACAGTTGCAacaacattacatatcaacccaACTTTTCCAGAAGCAGACCTTCTAGCATCAAGAGGAAAGGACCCTTTGCTTGTTGTACCCTTTGTTGCAgaaactatccacatagatggCAAATATACTAGAATGACAATCTCTTCAATGCGTGAGCGGATGAGAATCAAACCAAAAATAATTCAGACAACATTGCTAGCTATTCTACGCTATGTCAACGTCAATGACCAAAATTTCTATTACACAGCTTGCCCATTGATAGTCAATGGAAGGCCTTGCAAGAAAAAATGTACACATCAAGCTGATGATTCTTGGTTCTGCTCTAGATGTCAAATGAGTATGCAAGACTATAATTATAGTTACCTCTTGCCTCTAAAGTTGCAAGATGCCATAGGTACTCTATGGTCCACTGCATTTGATGAGGGTGGCAATCACTTGCTACTCAAAACTGCAAGACAACTCTATGCACTACAAAACGATGCAACAACAATAGAAACAACTTCCTCAGTGATCAAGAGAGTACAGTCACATTACTATTCATTCACACTGCTGGTTTCTACTGAGACATACAATTCAGAATCCAAGATGAAAGTGACGATCAATAAAGTTGCTCCTGTTGACTTCAAAGTTGAGTGCCATGCACTGCTTGCAGAAATTAGCTGCCTAAGTATAGAGACTTAG